A section of the Nitrospinota bacterium genome encodes:
- a CDS encoding isocitrate/isopropylmalate dehydrogenase family protein, translating into MHKITWLPGDGIGPEVTGSTIKVINATGVKIDWERVEIGEKVLAESGKPLTDDVFDIVKKNKIAIKGPTTTPIVSGHSSANVALRKGLNLYACVRPIKSISGIRSLYKDLDIVVIRENTEGLYTDKEQEIVPGVVECLKIVTEQASRRIARFTFEYAKKEGRKKVTAVHKANIMKMTDGLFLSCVREISKDYPKIQYEEGIVDSTCMQLVTNPYQYDVLVMGNLYGDIISDLCAGLIGGLGVAPGANFGDGCAIFESVHGSAPDIAGKNIANPIASILSGALMLRYIGEDSAAKRIEDSVRKVVKQGMLTKDLGGSATTDGLTSAIEKEL; encoded by the coding sequence ATGCATAAAATTACGTGGCTTCCTGGAGATGGCATAGGACCTGAGGTTACAGGCTCAACCATTAAGGTTATAAACGCTACGGGTGTAAAGATTGACTGGGAAAGAGTAGAAATAGGTGAAAAAGTCTTGGCCGAATCGGGAAAACCTTTGACAGATGATGTTTTTGATATTGTCAAAAAGAACAAGATTGCTATTAAAGGGCCCACAACCACTCCCATAGTATCTGGCCACTCAAGCGCCAATGTAGCATTAAGAAAGGGGCTCAACCTCTATGCATGTGTAAGACCCATTAAAAGTATATCGGGTATTCGTTCCCTTTATAAGGATTTAGACATTGTGGTTATAAGGGAAAACACAGAGGGTCTTTATACGGATAAGGAGCAGGAGATTGTACCGGGCGTAGTTGAGTGTCTGAAAATTGTTACAGAACAGGCATCAAGGAGAATTGCCAGATTCACCTTTGAGTATGCAAAAAAAGAGGGAAGAAAAAAGGTTACTGCGGTTCACAAGGCCAATATTATGAAGATGACCGATGGCCTTTTTTTAAGCTGTGTAAGGGAGATTTCAAAGGACTATCCTAAGATTCAATACGAAGAGGGTATTGTGGACAGTACATGTATGCAGTTGGTTACCAACCCTTATCAGTATGATGTCCTGGTCATGGGGAATCTCTACGGGGATATTATCTCTGACCTTTGTGCTGGCCTTATAGGTGGATTGGGGGTAGCTCCGGGTGCGAATTTTGGAGATGGATGTGCGATCTTTGAGTCGGTTCATGGAAGCGCTCCAGACATCGCGGGAAAAAACATAGCTAATCCTATCGCATCGATTCTTTCAGGAGCATTGATGTTAAGATATATAGGAGAAGATTCCGCTGCAAAAAGAATTGAAGATTCAGTTAGAAAGGTTGTTAAACAGGGAATGCTAACAAAAGATCTTGGGGGCAGTGCCACAACAGATGGACTCACCTCTGCAATAGAAAAAGAACTTTAA
- a CDS encoding thiamine pyrophosphate-dependent dehydrogenase E1 component subunit alpha: MEKERLLKKMHYWLKFIRAFEERISILYRQGKLLGGVYSGMGQEAIVVGTCIDLKKEDFIFPLHRDIGATLVKGIEPKILMAQLLGKKTGLSKGKDSYLHAGDIDLGVIGSTSMLGSSLPVAAGVGLAFKLKKKDNVVVAFFGEGASNRGDFHEALNLAGVWKLPVIFVCENNFFAYSTPIEAQMAIEDVADRASSYGFSGVVCSGNDLMAVYKIAKKAIDKARAGEGPTLIECKTYRWHGHSEHDEASYRAKDEFLEWKSRDPIPRFELYLEELKILDKKLKESIDKDIREEIDQAVKFAEESPFPEGKETLDDIYK, translated from the coding sequence TTGGAGAAGGAAAGACTTCTTAAAAAGATGCATTACTGGCTCAAATTTATCAGAGCCTTTGAAGAAAGGATCTCCATACTCTACAGACAAGGGAAATTACTGGGAGGAGTCTATTCAGGCATGGGCCAGGAAGCTATTGTTGTCGGAACATGTATTGATCTTAAGAAGGAAGATTTTATCTTCCCGCTCCATAGAGACATAGGAGCTACTCTCGTAAAAGGGATTGAGCCGAAGATTCTTATGGCACAGCTATTAGGAAAGAAGACAGGCCTTTCAAAAGGAAAAGATTCCTATCTTCACGCTGGGGATATAGATCTTGGGGTTATTGGATCTACAAGTATGCTGGGCTCTTCCTTACCTGTTGCTGCAGGAGTCGGTCTCGCTTTCAAATTGAAGAAGAAGGATAATGTAGTTGTTGCATTTTTTGGAGAGGGGGCCAGTAACAGAGGTGACTTTCATGAAGCCCTGAATCTGGCAGGGGTCTGGAAACTCCCTGTTATTTTTGTTTGTGAGAACAACTTTTTTGCCTATTCCACACCAATAGAGGCGCAAATGGCAATTGAGGACGTCGCGGACAGGGCTTCGAGTTATGGCTTTTCAGGTGTTGTGTGTAGTGGTAATGACCTTATGGCGGTTTATAAGATAGCCAAAAAGGCTATAGATAAAGCAAGAGCAGGAGAAGGTCCAACTTTGATTGAGTGTAAAACCTATCGCTGGCATGGACACTCAGAACATGACGAAGCGTCTTACAGGGCAAAGGATGAATTTTTGGAGTGGAAGAGCAGAGACCCAATACCAAGATTTGAACTCTATCTGGAAGAATTGAAGATACTGGATAAGAAGCTCAAAGAGAGCATAGATAAGGATATAAGAGAGGAAATAGATCAAGCCGTAAAATTTGCTGAGGAAAGTCCTTTTCCAGAGGGAAAGGAGACGCTCGATGATATCTACAAGTAA
- a CDS encoding alpha-ketoacid dehydrogenase subunit beta → MSQITYLEAIRCAMREEMKRDKNVFLMGEDIGIYGGAFRATEGLYKEFGKERVIDTPISESAIVGAAIGASLLGMRPVVEMQFADFISCAFDQIVNQAATMRYRHGGKISVPIVIRGPSGAGIHGAIFHSQSPEAWFIHTPGLKVVVPSTPYDAKGLLKASIRDDNPVIYLEHKYLYRRIKEEVPKEDFIIPLGKGDIKRKGDDITLITYGAMVHIALEASDILQKAGIETEVIDLRTLSPLDKEMIKKSVSKTSKVLILQEDKKTLGIASEISAFLAEEFFEELDGPIIRVTSPDTHVPFSPPLEEFYLPDVKKTVDAVKKLAAY, encoded by the coding sequence TTGAGCCAAATAACCTATTTAGAGGCCATTCGTTGTGCAATGAGAGAAGAGATGAAAAGAGATAAAAATGTCTTTTTGATGGGTGAAGATATTGGTATTTATGGAGGGGCTTTTCGTGCAACAGAGGGCTTGTATAAGGAATTTGGGAAAGAAAGGGTTATTGACACCCCTATATCCGAATCAGCAATTGTCGGAGCTGCTATAGGCGCATCTCTTCTTGGTATGAGACCTGTTGTGGAGATGCAGTTTGCCGACTTTATATCCTGTGCCTTTGACCAGATTGTCAATCAAGCTGCTACTATGAGATACAGACATGGTGGCAAGATTTCTGTTCCTATAGTGATACGAGGACCATCAGGCGCGGGGATTCACGGAGCGATATTTCACTCACAGAGCCCCGAGGCATGGTTTATCCATACGCCCGGTCTAAAGGTTGTTGTTCCATCCACTCCTTATGACGCAAAGGGACTTTTAAAGGCATCTATAAGGGATGATAACCCCGTGATTTATCTTGAACACAAATACCTCTACAGAAGAATTAAAGAAGAGGTGCCAAAAGAAGATTTTATAATCCCCTTGGGGAAGGGTGATATAAAGAGAAAGGGAGATGACATTACACTCATTACTTACGGGGCGATGGTGCACATAGCTCTTGAGGCATCAGATATTTTACAAAAAGCTGGCATAGAAACTGAAGTTATCGATTTAAGAACCCTCTCGCCTTTAGATAAAGAGATGATAAAAAAATCTGTTTCAAAGACCAGTAAAGTTTTAATACTTCAGGAGGACAAAAAGACTTTGGGTATTGCCAGTGAAATCTCTGCTTTTTTAGCTGAGGAATTTTTTGAAGAACTGGATGGCCCTATTATCAGAGTAACGAGCCCAGACACACATGTCCCTTTTAGCCCTCCATTGGAAGAGTTTTATCTGCCAGACGTTAAGAAGACTGTGGACGCCGTGAAGAAGCTTGCCGCTTATTAA
- the lipB gene encoding lipoyl(octanoyl) transferase LipB: protein MKKTLNILNLGFNEYSKTLGLQRKLMKLRQKGSIEDLLILVEHNHVYTLGRSGKESNLLLDKESLRKKGIEFWEIERGGDITYHGPGQIVGYPIFDLTNIKKDVHHFLRNIEEVLIRVLKEYGIDGKRIKGKTGVWVRGEKIASIGVKISRWITWHGFAMNVNTDLSYFDDIILCGLKDAKPTSMERLLGKELDMEEVEKKIVNYSVVIFDYSNIKKQKLKDLIS, encoded by the coding sequence ATGAAAAAGACATTGAACATATTAAATCTTGGATTTAATGAATACAGCAAAACCCTCGGCCTTCAAAGAAAACTAATGAAACTAAGGCAGAAAGGTTCGATTGAGGATCTTCTTATCCTTGTAGAGCATAATCATGTTTACACGCTCGGAAGGAGCGGAAAAGAATCCAACCTTCTTTTAGATAAGGAGTCCTTGAGGAAAAAAGGGATAGAGTTCTGGGAGATAGAAAGGGGAGGAGACATTACCTATCATGGTCCTGGTCAGATCGTCGGCTACCCTATTTTTGATTTAACTAATATTAAAAAAGATGTTCACCACTTTTTGAGAAATATTGAAGAGGTTTTGATTCGGGTCCTTAAAGAATATGGTATTGATGGAAAGAGGATAAAGGGAAAAACAGGGGTCTGGGTCAGAGGGGAGAAGATCGCATCTATTGGGGTAAAGATAAGCCGATGGATAACCTGGCATGGCTTTGCAATGAATGTCAATACAGACCTTTCCTACTTTGATGACATTATCCTTTGCGGTTTAAAAGATGCAAAGCCTACTTCTATGGAAAGATTACTTGGAAAAGAATTAGATATGGAGGAGGTTGAGAAGAAGATAGTGAATTATTCTGTTGTCATATTTGATTACTCAAATATTAAAAAACAAAAGCTAAAAGACCTTATTAGTTAA